The following are encoded in a window of Doryrhamphus excisus isolate RoL2022-K1 chromosome 16, RoL_Dexc_1.0, whole genome shotgun sequence genomic DNA:
- the LOC131104912 gene encoding cordon-bleu protein-like 1 isoform X2 → MLISHGMEDKIRRPDMPEVTVRLLINYNKSHKTVVRVSPQVPLEMLLPELCDKCELRAETTVLLRDDQSKEPLDVAKTLNEHGLREVYARGTARPLVDQYQPCTPEADYLAPVQHLEDMPVKTTKQKEITGFLSLFQRLKKKADMEGTEKHPTSVGVTKQNLSYPNTPRADMSKKRRAPQPPIGVSQSIPDNLNNLREFERPAASNLRKPKRKAPPPPIVNTQQVDTPDEEYVFPERGD, encoded by the exons ATGTTGATATCTCATGGGATGGAGGACAAAATCAGAAGGCCAGACATGCCTGAG GTGACCGTTCGTCTTTTGATCAATTACAACAAGTCCCACAAAACTGTTGTGAGAGTCAGCCCACAGGTGCCCCTTGAGATGCTTCTCCCGGAGTTATGTGACAAGTGTGAATTAAGGGCGGAGACAACGGTCCTTCTGAGAGACGATCAGTCCAAAGAGCCGCTGGACGTTGCCAAGACTTTAAATGAGCACGGGCTAAGGGAAGTGTACGCTCGAGGCACAGCGCGTCCATTGGTTGATCAATACCAGCCCTGTACACCTGAAGCAG ACTATCTGGCCCCTGTACAACATTTGGAAGATATGCCcgtgaaaacaacaaaacagaagGAGATCACAGGGTTTCTCAGCTTGTTCCAAAGACTGAAGAAAAAAGCTGACATG GAAGGGACAGAAAAACATCCGACTTCTGTTGGTGTGACCAAGCAGAATCTGTCTTACCCAAACACCCCACGGGCAGATATGTCCAAAAAGAGGCGAGCTCCACAGCCCCCCATTGGTGTGTCCCAGAGCATCCCCGACAACCTCAACAACCTCAGAGAATTCGAG AGACCTGCTGCCTCAAATTTAAGAAAACCCAAGAGGAAGGCCCCACCCCCTCCCATTGTGAACACACAGCAGGTGGACACACCTGATGAAG AGTATGTGTTCCCTGAGCGTGGTGATTGA
- the LOC131104912 gene encoding cordon-bleu protein-like 1 isoform X1, giving the protein MLISHGMEDKIRRPDMPEVTVRLLINYNKSHKTVVRVSPQVPLEMLLPELCDKCELRAETTVLLRDDQSKEPLDVAKTLNEHGLREVYARGTARPLVDQYQPCTPEADYLAPVQHLEDMPVKTTKQKEITGFLSLFQRLKKKADMEGTEKHPTSVGVTKQNLSYPNTPRADMSKKRRAPQPPIGVSQSIPDNLNNLREFERPAASNLRKPKRKAPPPPIVNTQQVDTPDEGKMTRTCTPLQANPHSAFVSKDSPSGSCCELVPFITVMSCITLKLELKQADGKSQPNWLRQIDALQ; this is encoded by the exons ATGTTGATATCTCATGGGATGGAGGACAAAATCAGAAGGCCAGACATGCCTGAG GTGACCGTTCGTCTTTTGATCAATTACAACAAGTCCCACAAAACTGTTGTGAGAGTCAGCCCACAGGTGCCCCTTGAGATGCTTCTCCCGGAGTTATGTGACAAGTGTGAATTAAGGGCGGAGACAACGGTCCTTCTGAGAGACGATCAGTCCAAAGAGCCGCTGGACGTTGCCAAGACTTTAAATGAGCACGGGCTAAGGGAAGTGTACGCTCGAGGCACAGCGCGTCCATTGGTTGATCAATACCAGCCCTGTACACCTGAAGCAG ACTATCTGGCCCCTGTACAACATTTGGAAGATATGCCcgtgaaaacaacaaaacagaagGAGATCACAGGGTTTCTCAGCTTGTTCCAAAGACTGAAGAAAAAAGCTGACATG GAAGGGACAGAAAAACATCCGACTTCTGTTGGTGTGACCAAGCAGAATCTGTCTTACCCAAACACCCCACGGGCAGATATGTCCAAAAAGAGGCGAGCTCCACAGCCCCCCATTGGTGTGTCCCAGAGCATCCCCGACAACCTCAACAACCTCAGAGAATTCGAG AGACCTGCTGCCTCAAATTTAAGAAAACCCAAGAGGAAGGCCCCACCCCCTCCCATTGTGAACACACAGCAGGTGGACACACCTGATGAAGGTAAAATGACACGAACTTGCACACCTTTGCAAGCAAACCCTCACTCTGCTTTTGTATCAAAAGACTCGCCTTCTGGGAGCTGCTGTGAATTAGTCCCTTTTATTACCGTAATGTCGTGTATAACACTGAAACTGGAACTGAAACAAGCTGATGGAAAGTCTCAACCCAATTGGTTGAGACAGATTGATGCTCTACAATAA